TCCTGCCATGTGGACTCAGCGCTTTAGAATTCGTCCGGTGTCTCACTGCAAGGAGGGGTGCCGAATCCGGCCCGTCGGGTGACGTTCCGGCGGGCGTTCTGATCAAAAACCCCGTGTCGGTTGACACGGGGTTTTTCTTTCCGTACTCTTTGTGCGCCATGAAAAAAATCGTCCTTACCGCATTGCTCGTGCTTGCCGGTGCCGGTGCCGTACTCTGGTACGTCAGTCAACGCAGCCCCGCCGTCAGTTTCAAGACCGCGAAGGTTGAAAAGGGCACCGTTGTTGCCGCCATATCGGCCACCGGCACCGTGAATGCCGTGACCACGGTCCAAGTGGGCTCCCAGGTTTCCGGCACCATCCAGAAGTTGCTGGTGGACTACAACTCGCGGGTCAGAAAGGGAGAGGTGATCGCGGAGATCGACCCGGCCCTGTTTCTGGCCCAGGTTGAGCAGGCTCGCGGCAATGCTCTGAACGCCCAGGCAAACCTGCAGAAGGCACGGGTAACCCTGGCCGATGCCACGCGGACCCTGGAGCGAAACCGCCCGCTGGTGGCCCAGGGGATCATCGCCCAGAGCGACTTCGACGCCTCCCAGACCGCCTATGACGCAGCCCTTGCCGGTGTCAAGATTGCCGAAGCCGGCATCACCCAGACCCGCGGCGCGCTGCTGCAGGCGGAAACCAACCTGAAGAACAGCGTCATCCGCTCGCCGGTGGACGGTGTCGTCATCTCGCGCAGCGTTGACGTGGGCCAGACCGTGGCGGCGTCGTTCCAGACTCCCACCCTGTTCACCATCGCCCAGGACCTGACCAAAATGCAGATCGAAACCAGCGTGGACGAGGCTGATATCAGCAGGGCCCGCCTGGACCAGACTGCCACCTTCACCGTGGACGCCTATCCCGACCGCCGCTTCAGCGGCACGGTCTCCCAGATTCGCAGTGCCCCGGTCACGGTCCAGAACGTGGTCACCTACATCGTGGTCATCACCGTCGACAACCGGGACCTGCTCCTCAAGCCGGGCATGACCGCCAATGTTTCCATCGAAACCGGCCGGAGCGACGGTGTGCTCAAGGTACCGGCCGCTGCTCTGCGCTTCAAGCCCCGCAGCGACAAGGAAGGCAAGACAAACGGCGGAACACGGCCGACGAACCGGGAAAAGGGAGCCCCCCTAAAAAGCGGCGCCCCCAAGCAGCAGGTGTACGTGCTGAAGGAGGGCACCCCCCAGCCGGTTGCCGTGCAGACCGGACTTTCCGACGCACGCTTCGTCGAGATTACCGAGGGCACCCTGCAGGAAGGGGATGAACTGATTATCGAACAGATCGACGGCTCGAAGAAGAAACCGGCCGGCGGCATGCCGATGGGACCGCGGATGTAGCCTCCGCGCACCACCGGAAAGAAAGGCCCGCAGATGCAAAAACCGCTCATGCTGATGATTCTGGACGGCTGGGGAATCAACCCGAGTCCCGACAACAACGCCGTGGCCCTGGCCGCCACCCCCACCCTCGACCGCCTGCTGGCCGAGTATCCCGCCACCACGCTCCGCACCTCCGGCCTGGCGGTAGGACTGCCGGAGGGACAGATGGGCAACTCCGAGGTGGGACACTTAAACCTCGGTGCCGGCCGGATCGTCTACCAGGATCTCACCCGTATCAGCAAGGCCATCGACGACGGTGATTTTTTCACCAACCCGGTGCTGCTGGAGTGCATTACCACAACCAGGTCAAAGGGGGGCCGTCTGCATCTGGCCGGCCTGCTTTCCGACGGCGGTGTCCATTCCCACAACAC
The window above is part of the Trichlorobacter ammonificans genome. Proteins encoded here:
- a CDS encoding efflux RND transporter periplasmic adaptor subunit; this encodes MKKIVLTALLVLAGAGAVLWYVSQRSPAVSFKTAKVEKGTVVAAISATGTVNAVTTVQVGSQVSGTIQKLLVDYNSRVRKGEVIAEIDPALFLAQVEQARGNALNAQANLQKARVTLADATRTLERNRPLVAQGIIAQSDFDASQTAYDAALAGVKIAEAGITQTRGALLQAETNLKNSVIRSPVDGVVISRSVDVGQTVAASFQTPTLFTIAQDLTKMQIETSVDEADISRARLDQTATFTVDAYPDRRFSGTVSQIRSAPVTVQNVVTYIVVITVDNRDLLLKPGMTANVSIETGRSDGVLKVPAAALRFKPRSDKEGKTNGGTRPTNREKGAPLKSGAPKQQVYVLKEGTPQPVAVQTGLSDARFVEITEGTLQEGDELIIEQIDGSKKKPAGGMPMGPRM